A genomic window from Anthocerotibacter panamensis C109 includes:
- a CDS encoding DUF2267 domain-containing protein — translation MMKFEEFVGQVRHRALLSSRPEAERAIQATLETLAERLAGGEPNHLAAQLPRRIAQYLQHPWSGMGERFSLDEFFERVSEREEVEQPQAAYHARVVIEVLQEAVTKGEIDDVLAQLPGDYRPLFVAGRKDRMTPSS, via the coding sequence ATGATGAAATTTGAAGAGTTTGTTGGACAGGTCCGGCACCGCGCCCTCCTCAGTTCTCGCCCTGAGGCCGAGCGGGCGATCCAGGCCACTTTGGAGACACTGGCAGAACGGCTCGCCGGAGGCGAACCCAACCATCTAGCCGCCCAACTGCCGCGCAGGATTGCTCAGTATCTCCAACATCCCTGGTCTGGAATGGGAGAACGTTTTTCTCTGGATGAATTCTTTGAGCGCGTCAGTGAGCGTGAGGAAGTGGAGCAGCCCCAAGCCGCCTATCATGCCCGAGTCGTCATCGAAGTGCTCCAGGAGGCTGTCACCAAGGGCGAAATCGACGATGTCCTCGCCCAACTCCCTGGGGATTATCGCCCTCTCTTTGTGGCGGGGCGCAAGGACCGTATGACTCCTAGCTCCTGA
- the tig gene encoding trigger factor, giving the protein MRVTQEKLPNSQVGLEIEIDAARGQQVYEQTVRKYMKSARIPGFRPGKAPRPIVLQFLGKQVLKAETLEKLLDETFKEAVEQAQVTVLGNYQVLDKFDALLQAFEPGQALTYKAAVDVQPEVRLREDYSALKIRHVATTFDPALVDQTLEDARERKATYEPAPERPAQIGDVAVIDFVGRTLEGAEIEGAKGTDFQLELQTDRFIPGFIDGMVGMTLHETREVGARFPEGYAKPELSGVEARFTITLKELKDKTLPELNDELAQELGEVDTLDLWREQVEKQLRAQTEDRNRDARDAALLDELLSGTTVDLPRTLIEQEFRFLAEQYTQNLTNRGINPDLLFKEENLPFLREQISQEAITRLQRTLALAEIAKREEITVSDDEVTPRLVEYVRGLKQEVEREALINLVRDELLTEKILDWLAEHSTIEEVSEEALAAEATSTPTGELEAEIVASQPTEQLDTATVDLSDKELQE; this is encoded by the coding sequence ATGAGAGTTACGCAAGAGAAGTTGCCCAACTCCCAGGTTGGCTTGGAGATTGAAATTGATGCCGCCCGCGGGCAACAGGTCTATGAGCAGACGGTGCGAAAATATATGAAGTCGGCGCGGATCCCTGGCTTTCGCCCCGGCAAAGCCCCGCGTCCCATCGTATTGCAGTTTTTGGGTAAGCAGGTGCTCAAGGCTGAAACCCTCGAAAAGCTCCTAGATGAGACCTTCAAAGAGGCTGTCGAACAAGCGCAGGTCACAGTCCTCGGCAACTATCAGGTCCTCGACAAATTTGACGCGTTGCTCCAAGCCTTTGAACCCGGTCAGGCATTGACGTATAAAGCAGCGGTGGATGTACAGCCCGAAGTGCGGTTGCGCGAAGACTACAGCGCTCTGAAGATTCGCCATGTAGCGACCACCTTTGATCCCGCTTTAGTGGACCAGACCCTCGAAGATGCCCGCGAGCGTAAGGCTACCTATGAGCCCGCCCCAGAGCGCCCCGCGCAGATTGGGGATGTGGCGGTGATTGACTTTGTCGGTCGGACGCTGGAGGGCGCAGAAATTGAGGGGGCCAAGGGCACGGATTTTCAGCTAGAACTCCAGACAGACCGTTTTATTCCTGGCTTCATTGATGGCATGGTCGGCATGACCCTCCACGAAACCCGCGAAGTCGGAGCCCGCTTCCCCGAAGGCTACGCCAAGCCTGAACTCTCTGGAGTCGAGGCTCGCTTCACCATCACGCTCAAAGAACTCAAGGACAAGACCCTCCCTGAACTGAACGACGAACTTGCCCAAGAATTAGGCGAGGTAGACACCCTCGACCTTTGGCGCGAGCAAGTCGAGAAGCAACTGAGAGCGCAGACTGAGGACCGCAACCGCGATGCCCGCGATGCCGCACTCCTAGATGAACTCCTCAGCGGCACCACCGTAGACCTGCCACGGACGCTGATCGAGCAGGAGTTCCGTTTCTTAGCCGAGCAGTACACCCAAAACCTCACCAACCGGGGTATCAATCCCGACCTGCTTTTTAAAGAGGAAAACCTCCCCTTCCTGCGCGAACAAATCAGTCAAGAAGCCATCACCCGACTCCAGCGCACCCTAGCGCTAGCCGAAATAGCCAAGCGCGAAGAGATCACCGTTTCAGACGATGAAGTTACCCCGCGCTTGGTCGAATACGTCCGGGGGCTCAAGCAAGAAGTGGAGCGCGAAGCGCTGATCAATCTGGTCCGCGATGAACTGTTGACCGAAAAGATCCTAGACTGGCTCGCAGAACACTCTACAATTGAAGAAGTGAGTGAAGAAGCGCTGGCTGCTGAAGCTACCTCTACACCTACAGGCGAACTAGAAGCAGAGATCGTGGCGTCCCAACCCACAGAACAACTCGATACCGCTACCGTAGACCTATCCGATAAGGAGCTTCAGGAATGA
- a CDS encoding DUF7282 domain-containing protein — MRSVFAIFLLAFSLGLPVFAQDMDHDAVTGTGAVAVNVTDQKVQDGMVVLAQVVSPGPGWIVLHQDEAGKPGPVLGYAPVKAGANEQVMVSVGEALSGSKVWAMLHKDAGTLGTYEFPGADAPVLIQGALVPFTVQ; from the coding sequence ATGCGCTCAGTTTTTGCTATTTTTTTGCTTGCCTTTAGCCTAGGTCTGCCGGTCTTTGCTCAAGACATGGACCACGATGCCGTCACCGGGACAGGAGCGGTCGCTGTCAACGTCACAGACCAGAAGGTCCAAGACGGCATGGTGGTATTAGCGCAGGTCGTTAGCCCCGGTCCCGGTTGGATAGTACTGCACCAGGACGAAGCGGGTAAACCTGGTCCTGTCCTCGGCTACGCACCCGTCAAGGCCGGGGCCAACGAGCAGGTGATGGTCTCTGTAGGGGAGGCTCTGAGCGGGTCCAAGGTCTGGGCTATGCTCCACAAGGATGCGGGGACGCTGGGGACCTATGAGTTTCCGGGGGCTGATGCGCCGGTCTTAATCCAAGGAGCCCTCGTGCCCTTCACGGTCCAATAA
- a CDS encoding LCP family protein has protein sequence MKRPLFWAVTALLMSMSVGAVLLMSNLRPFHTAMTQEQQEAMSRLRQRPKLGQSLNILVLGTDIVPSKQCNENNFCTPSNSLDGRSDTIMLVRFAPEAGKVNVISIPRDSRVLIPGYGKRKINEANINGGAALAAETVSNLLGGVPINHYVRINPLGVIDLIDSVGGVRVYVKKAIRYSDDTQHLYINLPQGWQTLGGQQAQQYLRFRHDELGDIGRVQRQQEVIRALAEKALRPDTLVRLPDIFQVIQRNVDTDLSVGDLLTLARFGLNVDRDRDLQLVLLPGRFSTPGEFSSSFWIPDEQKIQGLSARYLGQGDASATEVPSTLSARIAVQNATGAPISSTRIRQYFREQGFENITVTARYPTFLWRTEIIAQQGDIPLAEAVQKMLGVGGVRKDSTGQISSDITIRLGKDWAAQHLATPS, from the coding sequence ATGAAGCGGCCCCTCTTTTGGGCAGTCACGGCCCTATTGATGTCCATGTCCGTCGGAGCCGTGCTGCTCATGTCCAACTTGCGGCCTTTCCACACGGCCATGACGCAGGAGCAACAAGAGGCCATGAGTCGTCTGCGTCAAAGGCCCAAACTCGGTCAGTCGCTGAATATTCTGGTCCTCGGTACAGATATCGTCCCCTCCAAGCAGTGCAACGAAAATAATTTCTGTACCCCTTCCAATTCTTTGGATGGGCGCTCGGACACGATCATGCTCGTCCGCTTCGCGCCAGAGGCGGGCAAGGTAAATGTAATCTCGATCCCCCGCGATTCCCGAGTACTTATCCCCGGCTACGGTAAGCGCAAGATCAACGAAGCCAATATCAATGGCGGGGCAGCCCTCGCGGCTGAGACCGTGAGCAATCTCCTCGGCGGGGTGCCCATCAATCACTACGTGCGTATCAACCCCCTCGGCGTCATCGACCTCATCGACAGTGTGGGCGGGGTCCGCGTCTATGTGAAAAAGGCTATTCGCTACAGCGACGATACGCAGCACCTCTACATCAACCTCCCCCAAGGCTGGCAGACGTTGGGCGGTCAACAAGCGCAGCAGTACTTACGCTTTCGCCATGATGAACTTGGGGATATCGGTCGGGTCCAGCGCCAGCAAGAAGTGATCCGCGCGCTTGCCGAAAAAGCCCTGCGCCCCGATACGCTAGTCCGACTGCCCGATATTTTCCAGGTCATCCAGCGCAATGTAGATACCGACCTGAGTGTGGGTGACCTGCTGACCCTGGCCCGGTTTGGGCTCAATGTGGACCGCGACCGCGACCTACAATTGGTTTTACTGCCGGGACGCTTCAGCACTCCAGGGGAATTTTCAAGCAGTTTTTGGATTCCTGACGAACAGAAAATCCAAGGGCTGAGTGCGCGCTACCTCGGGCAGGGAGACGCATCCGCCACAGAAGTCCCCTCCACCCTGAGCGCCCGTATTGCCGTCCAGAATGCCACAGGGGCACCTATCTCCAGCACGCGGATTCGCCAGTATTTCCGGGAGCAGGGCTTCGAAAATATCACCGTCACCGCTCGCTATCCGACCTTCTTGTGGCGCACAGAGATCATCGCACAACAGGGCGATATCCCTCTGGCTGAGGCCGTCCAGAAAATGTTGGGGGTAGGCGGTGTGCGCAAAGATTCCACCGGGCAGATCAGCTCTGATATCACCATCCGGCTGGGCAAAGACTGGGCCGCACAGCACCTCGCCACCCCTTCATAG
- a CDS encoding Dps family protein, giving the protein MQQINLGIDAHDRAGIVEGLSRLLADTYTLYLKTHNFHWNVTGPMFNTLHLMFETQYTELALAVDLIAERIRSLGFPAPGTYSEYAHLSSIPETPGVPKAEEMIQLLVEGQEAVVRTARSIFPLVDKVNDEPTADLLTQRMQVHEKTAWMLRSLLE; this is encoded by the coding sequence ATGCAGCAGATCAATCTGGGTATTGACGCACATGACCGGGCAGGAATTGTGGAGGGACTCTCCCGCTTGCTCGCCGACACTTACACGCTCTATCTCAAGACGCACAACTTCCATTGGAATGTCACGGGGCCGATGTTCAATACCCTACACCTGATGTTTGAGACTCAGTACACCGAGTTAGCCCTAGCCGTGGACCTTATCGCCGAGCGTATCCGCTCTCTGGGTTTTCCAGCACCCGGCACCTACAGTGAATATGCCCACTTGAGTTCGATACCCGAGACTCCGGGCGTCCCCAAGGCCGAGGAGATGATCCAACTGTTGGTGGAGGGTCAAGAGGCTGTGGTGCGTACCGCCCGTTCTATCTTTCCCCTCGTAGATAAAGTCAACGACGAACCCACGGCTGACCTGTTGACCCAGCGCATGCAGGTCCACGAAAAAACCGCCTGGATGCTCAGGAGTCTACTGGAGTAG
- a CDS encoding ParB N-terminal domain-containing protein: MAKVQNIPIHQILRPLPRQNDPAKVQALMASIQEIGLQEPIDVLEVDGFYYGFSGCHRYEACSRLGHETIKCRVRTAPRAVLKQHLA; this comes from the coding sequence ATGGCAAAAGTTCAGAACATCCCCATCCACCAGATCCTCCGTCCCCTACCTCGTCAGAACGACCCAGCTAAAGTGCAAGCATTGATGGCTTCCATCCAGGAGATTGGTCTGCAAGAGCCCATTGATGTCCTGGAAGTAGACGGGTTCTACTACGGATTCTCGGGCTGTCATCGCTATGAAGCCTGTTCCCGCTTGGGCCATGAGACCATCAAGTGCCGGGTCCGCACCGCCCCGCGTGCAGTACTTAAGCAGCATTTAGCCTGA
- a CDS encoding nucleotidyltransferase family protein, with protein sequence MQAVIVAGGKGTRLRPLTHRTPKPMMPLFERPFLAFLIERCRQAGITDIILNVHYEARQIQDYFADGSDWGVRLRYSVEEVPLDTCGAVKLGEPYFSGAPLLIFNADILTDLDLGTLIDFHRHSGAIGTIALARVADPTAFGLVELDGAGRILSFREKPTAEQAQAWGIDTINAGTYVLEPEAFQHVPSAVPWSFERQLFPALVASAEGMAGFVSEGYWLDIGNPQKYWQAHLDVLKGLMPFDLSAQKIAPGVWVHPEATLDPAAQLTAPCYIGARCRLGAKAQIGSGAILAEDSLVDGVLPGGVYPPGTMILT encoded by the coding sequence ATGCAGGCTGTCATTGTTGCTGGGGGCAAAGGTACCCGCCTCAGGCCGCTCACCCATCGGACCCCTAAACCGATGATGCCACTGTTTGAACGGCCTTTCCTGGCTTTTCTAATCGAGCGCTGCCGTCAGGCGGGTATCACCGATATCATTCTCAATGTCCACTACGAAGCCCGCCAAATTCAGGACTATTTTGCAGATGGGAGCGACTGGGGCGTTCGATTGCGCTACAGCGTCGAGGAAGTGCCCCTGGATACCTGCGGGGCGGTGAAACTGGGGGAACCCTATTTTTCGGGAGCCCCGCTGCTGATCTTTAATGCCGATATTTTGACCGACCTCGACCTGGGTACACTGATTGATTTTCATCGCCATTCGGGGGCTATAGGAACCATTGCCTTGGCGCGGGTAGCTGATCCCACGGCTTTTGGGCTAGTCGAATTGGATGGGGCAGGGCGCATTTTAAGCTTCCGCGAGAAACCAACCGCTGAACAGGCTCAAGCGTGGGGCATCGACACTATCAATGCTGGGACTTACGTACTGGAACCGGAGGCGTTCCAACACGTCCCGAGCGCTGTACCCTGGAGCTTCGAGCGGCAACTTTTCCCGGCATTGGTCGCTTCGGCTGAGGGCATGGCGGGCTTTGTGAGCGAGGGCTACTGGCTCGATATCGGTAATCCTCAGAAATATTGGCAGGCGCATCTGGATGTGCTCAAGGGGTTGATGCCTTTTGATCTGAGTGCTCAAAAAATAGCTCCGGGAGTCTGGGTCCACCCTGAGGCCACCCTTGACCCTGCTGCTCAACTCACCGCCCCTTGCTACATCGGGGCGCGGTGCCGCTTAGGTGCTAAAGCTCAAATTGGGAGTGGGGCAATCCTGGCGGAAGATTCCCTGGTGGACGGGGTCTTGCCGGGGGGTGTCTATCCGCCGGGGACGATGATTTTGACCTAG
- the gcvH gene encoding glycine cleavage system protein GcvH yields the protein MDFPKDLKYVDSHEYLKVEGDEVTIGITAFAVEQLGDIVFVQLPEEGAELKKGEAFGSVESVKAVEELYAPLSGKVLAINAAVVEDPATIADDPYGDGWLLRITLAEPEDLEDTLTAEEYTEQIGA from the coding sequence ATGGACTTTCCCAAGGATTTGAAATACGTAGACTCCCACGAATACCTCAAGGTTGAGGGGGATGAGGTCACTATTGGTATCACTGCTTTTGCTGTGGAACAACTGGGCGATATTGTTTTTGTGCAGTTGCCCGAGGAAGGCGCAGAACTGAAAAAAGGTGAAGCTTTTGGCTCCGTGGAATCAGTCAAGGCTGTAGAGGAACTCTATGCTCCGCTCAGCGGGAAGGTCCTCGCCATCAATGCCGCTGTGGTGGAAGACCCGGCGACGATTGCCGACGATCCCTACGGGGATGGCTGGCTCCTGCGAATTACCCTCGCCGAACCGGAGGACTTGGAAGACACCCTCACCGCCGAAGAGTACACCGAGCAAATCGGCGCTTGA
- a CDS encoding nucleotidyltransferase family protein, whose protein sequence is MPLPLFFSVNKFWLPPPRIRTPHPHPICVICGHIPAFRHGARNIRVFGSMARNEAREDSDVDLLVEFEPGRSLLDQVDLRLDLQEQLHRQFDIVTEPGLHWFIRDRILKEAIPL, encoded by the coding sequence ATGCCTCTTCCCCTATTTTTTTCGGTAAATAAATTTTGGCTCCCCCCACCTAGAATACGAACGCCTCATCCTCACCCCATCTGCGTCATCTGCGGACACATCCCTGCCTTTCGGCATGGCGCACGCAATATTCGTGTATTTGGTTCCATGGCCCGCAACGAAGCACGCGAAGACAGTGATGTAGACCTGCTTGTAGAATTTGAGCCAGGACGCAGCCTCCTAGATCAGGTAGACCTGCGCCTAGACCTACAGGAACAACTACATCGGCAGTTCGATATTGTGACTGAACCTGGACTCCATTGGTTCATCCGAGACCGCATCCTGAAGGAGGCCATTCCCCTATGA
- the clpP gene encoding ATP-dependent Clp endopeptidase proteolytic subunit ClpP: protein MIHPLISALPRGYTISDVIPMVVEQSSRGERAFDIFSRLLRERIIFLGTPIDDMVSNLTVAQLLFLEAEDPEKDIALYINSPGGSVTAGMAIYDTMQHIRPKISTICVGLAASMGAFLLSGGADGKRLSLPHARIMIHQPLGGAQGQATDIEIMAREILYHKRKLNEILAYHTKQPLERIERDTDRDFFMSAEEAKDYGLIDQVIAKRVLSTEGLSVVR, encoded by the coding sequence ATGATCCATCCGCTAATCAGTGCATTACCTCGGGGCTATACCATCAGCGATGTTATCCCTATGGTCGTGGAGCAATCTTCCAGGGGAGAGCGTGCCTTTGACATCTTCTCGCGGCTGTTGCGGGAGCGTATTATTTTTCTGGGTACGCCTATCGATGACATGGTCTCTAATCTGACCGTGGCTCAGTTGCTCTTCTTGGAAGCAGAGGACCCGGAGAAAGATATTGCCCTTTACATTAACTCTCCTGGCGGGTCCGTGACAGCGGGCATGGCGATCTATGACACGATGCAGCACATCCGGCCTAAGATTTCGACCATTTGCGTAGGACTTGCCGCCTCCATGGGAGCCTTTCTGCTGTCTGGAGGAGCCGATGGTAAGCGTCTCAGCCTGCCCCATGCCCGGATCATGATTCACCAGCCTTTGGGCGGAGCCCAAGGCCAAGCGACGGATATTGAGATCATGGCCCGGGAGATCCTCTATCACAAGCGCAAGCTCAACGAGATCCTTGCCTACCACACCAAGCAGCCCTTGGAGCGCATCGAGCGCGATACTGACCGTGACTTCTTTATGTCTGCGGAGGAAGCCAAGGACTACGGACTCATCGATCAAGTGATCGCCAAACGCGTCCTCTCGACGGAAGGACTCTCCGTGGTACGCTAA
- the glmS gene encoding glutamine--fructose-6-phosphate transaminase (isomerizing) — MCGIVGYVGFQNVVPVLIGGLKTLEYRGYDSAGIATIAEDHLHLIRAKGKLRNLEEKINGHTPGSTIGIGHTRWATHGKPEEHNAHPHTDSRGGLAVVQNGIIENYVVLRYDLKDKGHSFNSQTDTEVIPHLIEEALLLERGNLLHAVLRAVRQLEGAFALVIISKEHPGELIAVRQQAPMVVGLGTKENFCSSDAIALVQHTQRILTLKDGEVARLTADSVNLYTFAGKPVHRYAQVLNWNRSQVEKQGFRHFMLKEIHEQPGVIRAALARHLVEDRVELPLPPKFLVGIDRIQIVACGTSWHAALVGKFLLEELAQIPTEVSYASEFRYAPPPMDASTLVLGVTQSGETQDTLSALDVAVKKGCKLLGITNRPESRLGHFIEELGPKRGALLDMGAGIEIGVAATKTFTAQLILFYLVALTLAALRRPEYEQAALLTALTQLPAQLELILDAQLAWITEKAHEVNHLHNFIFIGRGINYPVALEGALKLKEISYIPAMGYPAGEMKHGPIALLDSSCAVVAVAMPGRVYEKVLSNTQEAKARDAVLIGVTPRTALAEDTFDILLPVPEVHELVSPLITTVPLQLLAYFIAAHRGLDVDQPRNLAKSVTVE; from the coding sequence ATGTGCGGGATTGTTGGCTATGTAGGCTTTCAGAACGTAGTACCCGTACTCATTGGCGGCCTCAAGACCCTGGAGTATCGCGGCTATGACTCAGCGGGCATCGCCACAATCGCCGAAGACCACCTGCACCTGATCCGCGCTAAGGGGAAGCTGCGGAACCTCGAAGAGAAGATCAACGGTCACACTCCGGGCTCGACCATCGGCATCGGTCACACCCGCTGGGCCACTCACGGCAAACCCGAGGAACACAATGCACATCCCCACACCGATAGCCGGGGCGGTTTGGCGGTTGTCCAAAACGGGATTATCGAGAATTATGTCGTGCTGCGCTACGACCTCAAGGACAAGGGGCATAGCTTCAATTCCCAGACCGATACCGAGGTCATTCCCCATTTGATTGAAGAAGCCCTCCTGCTCGAAAGGGGCAATTTACTGCACGCGGTCCTCCGGGCGGTGCGGCAGTTGGAGGGGGCGTTTGCGCTGGTCATTATAAGTAAGGAGCATCCCGGCGAGTTGATTGCGGTGCGGCAGCAGGCTCCAATGGTGGTTGGGCTGGGGACGAAAGAAAATTTTTGTAGTTCCGACGCCATTGCCCTAGTCCAGCACACCCAACGCATCCTCACGCTCAAAGATGGCGAAGTCGCCCGCCTCACCGCCGACAGTGTCAACCTTTACACTTTTGCTGGCAAACCCGTCCACCGCTATGCGCAAGTCCTCAACTGGAACCGCAGTCAGGTAGAGAAACAGGGCTTCCGCCATTTCATGCTCAAAGAGATCCACGAGCAACCAGGGGTGATTCGCGCCGCCTTAGCACGCCATTTGGTAGAGGACCGCGTGGAACTGCCCTTGCCCCCGAAATTTCTGGTCGGGATTGACCGGATTCAGATCGTTGCCTGTGGGACGAGTTGGCACGCAGCGCTTGTCGGCAAGTTTCTCTTGGAGGAATTGGCGCAGATACCCACCGAAGTCAGCTACGCTTCAGAGTTTCGCTATGCGCCGCCGCCCATGGATGCAAGCACGTTGGTCCTTGGTGTGACCCAATCGGGGGAGACGCAAGATACGCTCTCAGCCCTTGATGTAGCCGTAAAAAAAGGCTGCAAACTGCTGGGTATCACCAACCGCCCCGAGAGTCGCCTGGGCCATTTTATTGAAGAATTGGGACCAAAGCGCGGGGCACTCCTCGACATGGGCGCCGGAATCGAGATCGGCGTGGCAGCAACCAAGACCTTTACCGCCCAACTGATTCTCTTCTATCTCGTTGCCCTGACGCTGGCAGCCCTGCGGCGTCCCGAGTACGAGCAGGCTGCGCTCCTTACAGCCTTGACTCAGTTGCCAGCACAGTTGGAGCTGATTCTAGATGCTCAACTGGCCTGGATCACAGAGAAGGCGCACGAGGTAAACCACCTCCACAATTTTATCTTTATCGGACGGGGCATCAATTATCCCGTTGCTTTAGAAGGGGCCTTAAAACTCAAAGAAATCAGCTATATCCCGGCCATGGGCTACCCTGCGGGCGAGATGAAGCATGGTCCAATTGCCCTGTTGGATTCCTCTTGTGCCGTAGTAGCTGTGGCGATGCCGGGTCGGGTCTACGAAAAAGTCCTCTCCAACACGCAAGAGGCCAAAGCTCGAGATGCGGTCTTGATTGGAGTGACGCCACGCACGGCTCTGGCTGAGGATACTTTTGATATTCTCCTGCCGGTCCCTGAAGTGCATGAATTGGTCTCTCCGCTCATCACCACGGTCCCTTTACAATTATTGGCCTACTTCATAGCAGCGCACCGGGGCTTGGATGTGGACCAGCCGCGGAATTTGGCGAAGTCGGTCACGGTGGAATAA
- a CDS encoding L-threonylcarbamoyladenylate synthase produces the protein MAQMYTLHPTSPQPRQIAQIAKALRTGAVMLYPTDTTYAIGCDLQAKSAIQRVRHLKQLATGKPLTFLCPSLTDIARYAPVSNEAYRIMRSLIPGPFTFLLPATKLVPQLVLDPKRKTTGIRVPDHHVCQHLLAALENPIISTSAYLPRFEEDESLTMQEVDTTITQVELFDRFDRLVDIILDDGSQPGTQVSTIVDLTEEPTIVRKGRGWERLVPWQLKEARVP, from the coding sequence ATGGCTCAAATGTATACCCTTCACCCAACATCACCCCAGCCCCGCCAGATTGCACAGATCGCCAAGGCACTGCGGACAGGGGCAGTGATGCTCTATCCAACCGATACGACCTACGCCATCGGTTGTGACTTGCAGGCTAAGTCTGCGATCCAGCGTGTCCGGCACCTCAAACAATTGGCAACGGGTAAACCGCTTACTTTTTTGTGCCCTTCCCTGACAGACATTGCCCGCTATGCCCCGGTGAGTAATGAAGCTTACCGGATCATGCGCAGTCTGATCCCCGGTCCCTTCACTTTTTTATTGCCTGCGACCAAGCTTGTCCCTCAGTTGGTCCTGGACCCCAAGCGCAAAACTACGGGCATCCGTGTCCCTGATCACCACGTCTGTCAGCACCTGCTAGCAGCCCTGGAGAACCCGATTATTTCCACCTCCGCCTACCTCCCCCGATTTGAGGAGGACGAGTCTCTGACCATGCAGGAAGTGGACACCACCATCACGCAGGTAGAGCTGTTTGACCGCTTTGACCGTCTGGTGGACATCATCCTTGATGACGGGTCGCAACCGGGCACTCAGGTCTCAACGATTGTGGACCTGACCGAGGAACCCACGATAGTCCGCAAAGGCCGGGGCTGGGAGCGGCTGGTCCCCTGGCAGCTCAAGGAAGCCAGGGTTCCTTGA
- a CDS encoding DegT/DnrJ/EryC1/StrS family aminotransferase, which produces MVPILDLSAQTALLRPEIERAFAEILTSGRFILGSQGELLEQEVAQVCQSRYGIAVASGTDALHLILRACGLKPGDEVITSSFSFIATAEAISYCGATPVFADIDPRTFNLAPQSVAQRITKRTRAILPVHLFGQAADMDPLLELARDHHLFVIEDCAQAIGTLYRGQAVGSLGLGGCLSFYPTKNLGAFGDGGMVVTSSLGLNHRLKQLRTHGSKTRYLHEEVGYTSRLDELQAAVLRIKLPHLARWNAARAQVAQFYNQSFADLPVLTPYCAPFSNHTYHQYTLRTAHRDQVVAELKALGIGTMVYYPVPIHLQKAYRALGYQPGDLPHTERVAQEVFSLPIFPEMTHEQQEQVAQAVRKVLWQQPVDPAFSL; this is translated from the coding sequence TTGGTTCCCATTCTCGATTTGAGTGCACAGACAGCCCTGCTCCGGCCTGAGATTGAACGGGCCTTTGCTGAGATTCTTACCAGTGGGCGGTTTATTCTAGGTAGCCAGGGGGAACTACTGGAGCAAGAAGTTGCTCAAGTTTGCCAGAGCCGCTATGGGATCGCGGTGGCTTCCGGGACCGATGCCCTACACCTGATTTTGCGCGCCTGTGGCCTCAAGCCGGGGGATGAGGTCATCACTTCGTCTTTTAGTTTTATCGCCACCGCCGAAGCTATCTCCTACTGCGGGGCAACACCGGTCTTTGCAGACATCGACCCGAGGACTTTTAACTTAGCCCCCCAATCAGTAGCCCAACGAATTACCAAGCGGACTCGGGCTATTCTTCCTGTCCATCTTTTTGGACAGGCGGCGGATATGGACCCCTTGCTGGAATTGGCCCGCGATCATCACCTTTTCGTAATCGAGGATTGCGCTCAAGCCATCGGCACCCTCTATAGAGGTCAGGCGGTCGGCAGTTTAGGGTTGGGCGGATGTCTGAGCTTCTATCCCACCAAAAATCTCGGAGCCTTTGGAGACGGGGGCATGGTGGTCACTTCCTCACTAGGCCTCAACCACCGCCTGAAACAATTGCGCACCCACGGCTCCAAAACTCGTTATCTGCATGAGGAAGTGGGCTATACCTCCCGCCTTGACGAACTCCAAGCGGCAGTCCTACGTATCAAGCTCCCCCACCTTGCCCGTTGGAACGCAGCCCGCGCTCAGGTAGCGCAGTTCTACAATCAGAGCTTTGCCGACTTGCCCGTCCTCACGCCCTACTGCGCCCCCTTCTCCAACCACACCTACCACCAATACACCCTCAGGACGGCCCACCGCGACCAAGTAGTGGCCGAACTGAAAGCCTTGGGCATTGGCACCATGGTCTATTACCCTGTCCCTATCCACCTGCAAAAGGCTTACCGTGCCCTCGGCTATCAACCGGGTGACCTGCCGCATACAGAGCGGGTAGCCCAAGAAGTCTTCTCGCTCCCTATCTTCCCTGAGATGACCCATGAGCAGCAGGAGCAGGTGGCTCAGGCAGTCCGTAAAGTGCTCTGGCAGCAGCCGGTGGACCCTGCTTTCTCGCTCTAG